The genomic stretch TCCTTTTTCCATGAGAAGGCCACGTAATACTTCAGGTTCTTCTTGTCGGATAAGATTCACTAAATCCCAATCAAAACTACTGACCCAAATCCGATTGGTGAGTTTGTATTTCCGAATCAGTTTGACAAGTGCGGATGCCAATGTTTGCCGTTCCTCTTTTTTGCCTTCACTTTTCATTTCGATATCAAAAACGGTATTTTCTGGCATGGTTTGGATCACTTGTGAAAGTGTGGGAATTTGTTCTCCTTCAAAGGCTTCTTCAAAAAAACTTCCGGCATCTAATTCGGCAAGAGCACGGTATTTATAATCTGCCACTTTTCCTTTCCCGTCGGTTGTACGGTCGACCGTGAAGTCATGAATGACAACCAGTTCGCCAGAACCACAAAGCATGGTATCTAATTCAAAGAATCGTGTGGAATCGGAACCAACAAGAAAAGACACGAGAGTATTTTCTGGAGCAAGACCCCTGGCACCTCGATGCCCAATGTTGGCAGGAGGAATGCCAAGGATTGTTGATAATCGTTCGATTCGCGGTTTAAACATGATATTCACTTACCCTGGTTGGATGGTTGATTCCAAACCTTCTTCTTCCATAGCTGACCGAAACATCTGCTGTTTCAGAGTTTCTCCCAAATAACGATCGATGTAGATATGGATGGCATAGAGAAGAGGTGTGATGAGGATTGCCACACCCATCTTATATAAAAAATTCGTATTGGCAATAGCAATGAGTTTGGAGACGGGATGGTATTTTCCCAGTGCAATGAAGATCACTACATAAGAATCTATGAGTTGCGAGATGATGGTTGAGCCCGTGGCCCGAAGCCAAATATGTTTTCCGGCTGTTTTTTTTCGGAGGAAATGGAAGGTATGAAGGTCAATCATCTGACCAATCATATAAGCAATGATGGAACCTAAAATTACAAGACCAGAATTGGCGAACACCCGTTCGAAGGAGGCATCGTCGATCGGAGATTCAGGACTTGCGGGAATTTGGATATCGATCACGATGAGAAGATAAGCAAGTCCAATCATCACCATCCCGAGAAAGGTTGTGGCTCGTACTACTTTTCTACCATAGTATTCATTTAAAAGGTCTGTGATGATAAAGGTTACTGGAAAGGGGATAACCCCCATAGTCATAGTGAATCCGAAGGCAAAAAATAATTTACTACCAGTAAGTTCCGCAAGCAAAAGAAAGGTTAGAAAAAAACTGAGAAGAACCGTATACAAAATGACCGGTTTTTGTTTGAGAACATGCATAGATTTCTTTTTCCTTTCCTTTGAATTTAGACTAGGAGAGAAACCCTCCTAAAAAATCATGGGATGAGAAATAGGGTCTTGCGTGTTTCTAATATTCTCTACTCTTTTTTTCATCCGTGTTCGATAATCATAAAAGAAGTAATATATGTCTGAATCTGAAAACTCATCCTCTCGCCAACATCCTCTGTCTAATGCAGCTAAATATTCCTTATTATTTGCCTCTTGGGTCTTTTTATCCGCCATCTCCTTTTATTTAGGAATGAATTTAATCCAGAACAATGGAGTAGCCCTGTCTTTGAAAGACGCTCCCAAAATGGGAAATGCCAATCCGAGTGTGGTGGAAGCCTCAACTCCTTCTCTCGGCACTCCCTCCGAAATGGAAACCAAAGAGGGCTCTCCGTCTGAAACAAACCAGACCGTGGAAGAATCTGTGGAATTGCCAAACTTTCTTCCCGATGAGAATGTAACTTTTCGTTCCTCTGCTTGGTCCACCGATTGGACTGCGATGAAAAAGACAGTACATCTCTATAATGAAATCCATCCCTTCATTTATACAATGAAAGGGGGACTTTCCAATAACGGAGAGTTGATTTCTAGTTGGTCGAGCACTTCTAAGAAAGAACGAGTCCAAGAACTTCGTGCTTTAAATCCGAAAGTCAAAATCATCCCCACTATCTTTCGATGGGAAAATCCAAAAGAAAAAATTCAAGAGAATATTGGAATGGGCGGAAGAAACGACATCCGTGACCACCATATCCAAGTTATTGTAAATGAAATCATGACTTATGGTTATGATGGAATTGATATTGATTATGAAGGAATGTCCTGCGATAAAAAAGAAAAGTTTGAAGAGTTTTTTGTTCTTCTTGCACGGGAAGTTCATAAAAAAGGAAAACTCATTTCTGTGGCGGTTCACCCAAAAACTCCTGCCGAAAAAAGTAAAAAGAAAGAACTGAATTGTCGAGGTCTGTCTAAGCCAATCGCTCTTGATTTCCGTGAAAATTGGAGAGGGCCGACAACTCATGACTATGCATTCCTCGCCAAACACGCTGACCGAGTTAAGATTATGGCTTATGAACTCCATCCGCGCAAATACCATAATCCAGGTCCTGGTCCCCAAGCACCAAATGTTTGGTTAAAAGACATCATTACGTATGCCAAAAAAAGAGTGCCTATGCACAAACTTTATATGGCCATTCCTACCTATGGATATGATTGGGCATTGAATTGTAAATCCTCTGCCAAAGCCATTTACCATTCCGATGCACAAAGGATCAAAGCGGGGGTGCATAAAAATCGCCAACCCACGGACATCAATCGTATCTTAAACGAAGAAAACAAAG from Leptospira wolbachii serovar Codice str. CDC encodes the following:
- a CDS encoding glycosyl hydrolase family 18 protein, which codes for MSESENSSSRQHPLSNAAKYSLLFASWVFLSAISFYLGMNLIQNNGVALSLKDAPKMGNANPSVVEASTPSLGTPSEMETKEGSPSETNQTVEESVELPNFLPDENVTFRSSAWSTDWTAMKKTVHLYNEIHPFIYTMKGGLSNNGELISSWSSTSKKERVQELRALNPKVKIIPTIFRWENPKEKIQENIGMGGRNDIRDHHIQVIVNEIMTYGYDGIDIDYEGMSCDKKEKFEEFFVLLAREVHKKGKLISVAVHPKTPAEKSKKKELNCRGLSKPIALDFRENWRGPTTHDYAFLAKHADRVKIMAYELHPRKYHNPGPGPQAPNVWLKDIITYAKKRVPMHKLYMAIPTYGYDWALNCKSSAKAIYHSDAQRIKAGVHKNRQPTDINRILNEENKVASWRNLSKFSDIHKNRAYEDPSLWYTSGGCDRVAFYMNRKAFEEKMTLLRKYDLGGFSFWQLVTDNDPEINVYLSKLVQGQLPPVEKAKEEEEPKEETTVPVGDSQEALKVSDSKSKIKTKKY
- a CDS encoding queuosine precursor transporter; translation: MHVLKQKPVILYTVLLSFFLTFLLLAELTGSKLFFAFGFTMTMGVIPFPVTFIITDLLNEYYGRKVVRATTFLGMVMIGLAYLLIVIDIQIPASPESPIDDASFERVFANSGLVILGSIIAYMIGQMIDLHTFHFLRKKTAGKHIWLRATGSTIISQLIDSYVVIFIALGKYHPVSKLIAIANTNFLYKMGVAILITPLLYAIHIYIDRYLGETLKQQMFRSAMEEEGLESTIQPG
- a CDS encoding glycerophosphodiester phosphodiesterase, which translates into the protein MFKPRIERLSTILGIPPANIGHRGARGLAPENTLVSFLVGSDSTRFFELDTMLCGSGELVVIHDFTVDRTTDGKGKVADYKYRALAELDAGSFFEEAFEGEQIPTLSQVIQTMPENTVFDIEMKSEGKKEERQTLASALVKLIRKYKLTNRIWVSSFDWDLVNLIRQEEPEVLRGLLMEKGDSLNESYKNYEPDLILPHLSACTKEFVQGLKEESLLVIPYTTNTEEEWKQLLEVGVAGLITDYPDRLAEFLESKK